The DNA segment GGTGCGGGTGGCGGTGTGGCTCGACGACCCTGCGGCGCCGGTCGACGCGGAGACCCGCGCCGCGCTGACCGGCTTCGCCGACCGGCTCGCCGACGCCGGCTGCCGGGTCGAGGAGCTGACCGACGCCCCGGTCGCCGGTCAGGCGGCGCTGGACCTGTTCACCCGGCTGCAGGCCGGGGAGGTCGTGCACGGGCTGGACGAGGCGGCGTGGCAGGCCAGCCGGGAGCTGGCGGCCCGGGCCGGGGACGAGCCCGACGTGCTGGCGGCCCGCCGGTCCGTGCAGACGCTGCGGGACGCGCTCGACGACCGGGAGGACCAGTGGGCGACGGTGACCCGCTGGGACCGGGTCTTCGACCGGGTCGACGTCGTCCTCTGCCCGGCCGTGCCGTGCGCCGCGCCCGCGCTGTCCGACGTGCCGGCGTCCCGGCGGACGCTGGAGCTCGACGGGCGGGTGCTGCCGGCTGCGGACACGGTCTGGGCGTGGAGCCGGCTCACCGGCATCGGCATGGGCCCGGCCACCGTCGCCCCGGTCGGTCGGGGCGCCCGGTCGGGGCTGCCGATCGGGGCGCAGCTGCTCGGCCGGTACCTCGACGACCGCACCCCGCTGCGGGTCGCGGCCCTGCTCGAGGAGGCCGGGGTGCTCCGGTTCGAGCCCCCCGCGGGGTGGTGAGCGCCGGCCGGGTCAGCGGGCCCGGCGGCGCGCCAGCAGGTCGCGCAGCCGGCTGACCACCGCCGCCTCCGGGACGGTCTGCAGCACGCCGTCCCGGACGACGACCCGCCCGGCCACGACCACGTGCCGGGGCCGGCGGCCGGGCGCGGCCCACAGCAGCCCGGCGACCGGGTCGGCGAGGCCGGCGTCGGCGACCCCGGTGACGTCCCAGCAGACCAGGTCCGCCCGGGCGCCCACCTCGAGCCGGCCCAGGTCGGTCCGCCCCAGCCCGTCGGCCGAGCCGCGGGTCGCCCAGCCCAGCACCTCCCGGGCGCTCACCGGCCGGCCCACCAGCGGCGCCACCTGCAGGGCCAGCCGGGCGTCGGCCAGCAGGTGCCCGGCGTCGTTGAAGCCGCCGCCGCTGGTGCCCAGCCCGACCGGCACCCCGGCGTCGGCCAGCGCGGCCATCGGCGCGACGCCCCAGCCCATCGGCAGGTCGCAGCCCGGGGCGTGGGTGGCGGTGACCCCGGCGGCCGCCAGCCGGGCGACCTCCGCGCCGGTCACCCCGCACAGGTGCGCGAGGGTGACGTCGGGAGCCAGCCAGCCCCACTCCTCGAGCAGCTCCAGCGGACGACGGCCGTAGCGCTCGGCGGCGACGACCACGTCGACCTGCTCGTTGGCCTGGGTGCGCCGGCGGAGCCCGTGGGCCGCCGCGACCTCACCGAGCAGCCGGAAGGTGTCGGGGGAGTCGCTGTGCACCCCGGCCGGGCCGACGGCCACCTGCAGCACGCCGTCCTCGGTCACCCCGCCGTGCGGCACCAGCGCCTGCGCGATCGCCGCCGCCGAGGTGGCCGCGGTCTCCGCGTCGTCGCGGGCGCTGCCGCGGACGAACGCCACCCGTGCGCCCAGCTCGCGGGCGGCGGTGGCGGTGGCCGTGGCGATGCCCACGCCGTCGTCGGCGAGCGGCGGCCAGGTGAGGTGGTGGTCGGCGACGGTGGTCACGCCGCAGAGCAGCGCCTCGGCCAGCCCCGCGGACGCGGCGGCGTACGCCAGCTCGTCGTCCACCCCGACCGCGGCGTAGGCCGCGGCCATGGTCGGCAGCCACTGCGCCATCGGGACGCCGCGGGTGCCGGGCAGCGTGCGGAACGCGGTCTGCAGCAGGTGGTGGTGGGCGTTGACCAGGCCCGGCGTCACGACGCAGCCGGTCGCGTCCAGCACCTCACCCGCCGCCCCGGACCCCAGGACGGCGACCCGGCCGTCGTCCCCGCAGCCGACGTCGGCGCCGGCCAGCTCCTCCCCGGCGCCGGTGGACACGGCCAGGGCACCTCGTACGTTCAGCACGCCGGGGACCCTGGCAGCCCCGTGTTCCGCGCAGGTGACGCCTGGAACGCGGCCGTCACCGGAGCGCAACGACCGGCACCTAGCGTCCGCCGGGTGACCGCCCGACTGCTCACCGAGCTCACCGCCCCCGCCCTCACCGCAGCCCTCGGGCCGGACAGCGTCATCGTGCTGCCGACCGGCGCGCTGGAGCAGCACGGCCCGCACCTGCCGGTGGCCACCGACCTGATCACCGCGCAGACCCTGGCCGAGCTGGCCGTCGAGCAGTTCGGCGACGAGCTGGACCTGTGGCTGCTGCCGCCGCTGGCCTACACCAAGTCCAACGAGCACGCCTGGTCCTCGGGCACCTTCTGGCTGTCCGCGGCGACGCTGACCGCGGTGCTGTTCGACATCGCCCGCTGCGTGGCGAAGACCCCGGCCCGCCGGCTGGCCTTCCTCAACGGGCACGGCGGGAACTCCGCGCTGCTCCAGGTCGCCGCCCGGGACATCCGGCTGGAGACCGGGCTGCGCACCTTCACCATGCACCCCGCGCTGCCGGCCGACCACGGTGGCGAGAGCCCGGCCGACGAGCTGGGCATGGGCGTCCACGGCGGGCTGGAGGAGACCTCGCTGATGCTCCACCTGCGTCCCGAGCTGGTCGACATGTCCCAGGCCGAGCGCTGGGTGCCCGAGCACCTCGACGAGTACAAGCACGTCCGCTTCGGCGGCACCGTCTCCTTCGGCTGGACGTCGGACGAGTTCGGCCCGGCCGGGGTGATCGGCGACGCGAGCCAGGCCACCGCGGCCCGCGGCGAGGAGCGGACCAAGGCGATGGTCGCCTACCTCGGTGAGGCCTTCGCCGAGGTCGCCCGGTTCGACCCCGCGCCGCGATGACCGGGCGGCTCACCGGCCGCCGGGTGGTGGTCACCGGAGCCGCCCGCGGCATCGGGGCCGAGATCGCCCGCACCTTCGCCGCCGAGGGCGCCCGGCTGGCACTCCTGGACCGGCTGGCCGACGAGGTCGGTGCGGTGGCCGCCGAGGTGGGCGGCCGGGGGTACGCCGTCGACCTCGCCGACGTGGCGGCCACCCGGGAGGTCACCGGGAAGGCGATCGCCGAGCTGGGCGGCGTGGACGTGCTGGTCAACAACGCCGGGATCCTGCGGCTCACCCCGCTGCTGGAGATCGACCCGGCCGAGTGGGACGAGGTGTTCGCGGTGAACACCCGGGCGATGCTGGTGACCACGCAGGTCGCCGTCCGGGCGATGACCGCCGACCCGGGCCGGGGCGTCCGCAAGATCGTCAACATGGCGAGCATGGGCGGCAAGGCCGGTGGCGGGGGCCAGGCGCACTACGCGGCGTCCAAGGCCGCCGTCATCGCGCTGACCCGGGCCGCCGCCGCGGAGCTCGGCCCGCTGGGCATCACCGTCAACTGCC comes from the Modestobacter italicus genome and includes:
- a CDS encoding SDR family NAD(P)-dependent oxidoreductase, producing the protein MTGRLTGRRVVVTGAARGIGAEIARTFAAEGARLALLDRLADEVGAVAAEVGGRGYAVDLADVAATREVTGKAIAELGGVDVLVNNAGILRLTPLLEIDPAEWDEVFAVNTRAMLVTTQVAVRAMTADPGRGVRKIVNMASMGGKAGGGGQAHYAASKAAVIALTRAAAAELGPLGITVNCLCPGFVLTEMGAGTRTEDDVAAWSALSPLGRLGEPRDVARAALFLACEDSDYLTGDALNVTGGMITH
- a CDS encoding amidohydrolase family protein — encoded protein: MLNVRGALAVSTGAGEELAGADVGCGDDGRVAVLGSGAAGEVLDATGCVVTPGLVNAHHHLLQTAFRTLPGTRGVPMAQWLPTMAAAYAAVGVDDELAYAAASAGLAEALLCGVTTVADHHLTWPPLADDGVGIATATATAARELGARVAFVRGSARDDAETAATSAAAIAQALVPHGGVTEDGVLQVAVGPAGVHSDSPDTFRLLGEVAAAHGLRRRTQANEQVDVVVAAERYGRRPLELLEEWGWLAPDVTLAHLCGVTGAEVARLAAAGVTATHAPGCDLPMGWGVAPMAALADAGVPVGLGTSGGGFNDAGHLLADARLALQVAPLVGRPVSAREVLGWATRGSADGLGRTDLGRLEVGARADLVCWDVTGVADAGLADPVAGLLWAAPGRRPRHVVVAGRVVVRDGVLQTVPEAAVVSRLRDLLARRRAR
- a CDS encoding creatininase family protein, with the translated sequence MTARLLTELTAPALTAALGPDSVIVLPTGALEQHGPHLPVATDLITAQTLAELAVEQFGDELDLWLLPPLAYTKSNEHAWSSGTFWLSAATLTAVLFDIARCVAKTPARRLAFLNGHGGNSALLQVAARDIRLETGLRTFTMHPALPADHGGESPADELGMGVHGGLEETSLMLHLRPELVDMSQAERWVPEHLDEYKHVRFGGTVSFGWTSDEFGPAGVIGDASQATAARGEERTKAMVAYLGEAFAEVARFDPAPR